Proteins from a single region of Aureibacter tunicatorum:
- a CDS encoding YkgJ family cysteine cluster protein: MSKKKEKVEIENIKLMLLEEFKGLKKENFEKLNDTAKKLRKLKDGKVDNAVHALHDEVFDEIDCLECANCCKTTSPIFLESDIERLAKAFKMKVKDFIDSYLHKDKEGDYVLNEAPCPFLGYDNKCIAYQHRPKACREYPHTNRKRFKQIINLSLTNATICPAVYQIFLKLEHKV; this comes from the coding sequence TTGTCAAAAAAGAAAGAAAAAGTCGAAATTGAAAATATTAAATTAATGTTGTTGGAAGAATTCAAGGGCCTGAAGAAAGAAAATTTTGAAAAATTAAATGATACAGCGAAAAAGTTAAGAAAACTCAAGGATGGAAAGGTCGACAATGCCGTTCATGCATTGCATGATGAAGTATTCGATGAAATTGATTGTCTGGAATGCGCTAATTGTTGCAAGACTACCAGCCCTATTTTTTTAGAGTCTGATATTGAGAGGCTCGCTAAAGCATTTAAAATGAAGGTCAAGGACTTTATAGATTCTTATTTACATAAGGACAAAGAGGGGGATTATGTATTGAATGAAGCTCCATGCCCTTTTTTGGGCTATGACAACAAATGCATAGCATATCAACATAGACCAAAGGCTTGTAGAGAGTATCCGCATACAAATAGAAAAAGGTTCAAGCAGATTATAAATCTTTCATTAACAAATGCGACCATTTGTCCCGCGGTATATCAAATTTTCCTTAAATTGGAACATAAAGTATAG
- a CDS encoding M43 family zinc metalloprotease, producing the protein MNKVLSTVFLILLCIFSTQSYAQRTRCHNNGYPNDNNQRRGIAYPNQFEEWMQGMLSQQRLIQSVNQATRKAETKYRLPIVVHIIHKGESYGVESNITDEQILSQIKATNVDLALENANFINTPEVFKPYATSLNIELILAKRDPQGNPTNGITRSYGGNSNWLYKEESLKSIIQWDPEKYFNIWVCDYGNDLGFSSWPVSNLPGMEALGSTPQEDGVIVNYTAFGSNDFGGPYPILEEDYDLGRTLTHEMGHYLGLFHTWGTGGCSNDDYVEDTPMTSGSYTGGCDLTQPIMSCGQQTMIENYMDYTLDACMTMFTHGQKDRVEVVLNNSPRRLSLLTSDALIPVDPSDYYDLALFDVEYPIVTSTPDIDINIIAKNLGNQINNVAFSVKSQSVAYNDTLKSLPLFTQNSTVNKIISPKSLSYIDSIATFDVEVEIIDEDIYDFNPSNNFSTNLNSYLHTKSDFIPYKISFEYEDENSNKWAKVSKLNRFAWKDSTIIENNKEISFLTLTDNNYINDEAWLVSPLLNVKEVSEAYLEIGYTFQAEDNNSSDSLFVYYSTELPERYILLDTIELNNTQGHFKSNVSLSEKINLNSFLQEENLRIGLVKKGGLKGLMGIHEINFYENDVLNTKKPEENSHLIFPNPTKNKRFKIRFNLNERQDITCNIYSISGRIVKSINFDGTINQIQEIDLSKEPQGIYFIKIAYKNSIETDKIILR; encoded by the coding sequence ATGAATAAAGTTCTATCCACAGTATTTCTCATTTTACTCTGCATTTTTTCAACGCAAAGTTACGCACAACGCACGAGATGTCACAATAATGGATATCCAAATGACAATAATCAAAGAAGGGGAATTGCATATCCAAACCAATTTGAAGAATGGATGCAAGGCATGCTTAGTCAACAAAGATTAATTCAATCAGTAAACCAAGCCACTCGCAAAGCTGAAACCAAATATAGACTTCCAATTGTCGTGCACATTATCCACAAAGGAGAATCTTATGGAGTGGAAAGCAATATTACAGATGAGCAAATACTCTCTCAGATCAAAGCTACAAATGTTGACTTAGCATTGGAAAATGCGAACTTCATTAATACACCTGAAGTATTCAAACCTTATGCTACAAGCTTGAATATTGAATTAATTTTAGCCAAAAGAGATCCACAGGGGAACCCCACTAATGGTATTACAAGATCTTATGGAGGAAATAGCAATTGGCTGTATAAAGAGGAAAGTCTTAAATCAATTATCCAGTGGGATCCCGAAAAATATTTTAATATCTGGGTTTGCGATTATGGCAATGACCTAGGCTTTTCAAGCTGGCCTGTCAGCAATTTACCAGGCATGGAAGCACTTGGAAGCACACCTCAAGAAGATGGTGTCATTGTAAACTACACGGCTTTTGGGTCAAATGATTTTGGAGGGCCATATCCTATTTTAGAAGAAGACTATGATTTAGGCAGAACGCTCACCCATGAAATGGGCCATTACCTTGGCTTATTTCATACTTGGGGCACAGGAGGATGCAGTAATGACGACTATGTGGAGGATACTCCTATGACCAGCGGATCGTACACTGGAGGTTGCGACTTAACTCAACCGATCATGTCCTGCGGTCAACAAACAATGATTGAGAACTACATGGATTACACGCTTGATGCATGCATGACCATGTTTACGCATGGTCAAAAAGATCGCGTAGAAGTTGTTCTGAACAACAGTCCAAGAAGGCTTAGTTTACTGACTTCCGATGCTCTGATTCCTGTTGACCCTAGCGACTATTATGATTTAGCGTTATTTGACGTAGAATATCCTATTGTCACATCCACACCCGACATTGATATTAATATCATTGCAAAAAATCTAGGAAATCAAATCAACAATGTTGCATTTTCGGTCAAAAGTCAATCCGTAGCATATAATGACACATTAAAATCATTACCTCTTTTTACTCAAAACTCAACGGTAAATAAAATCATTTCGCCAAAGAGCTTATCATATATTGATAGTATTGCCACTTTTGACGTTGAAGTCGAAATTATCGATGAAGACATATATGATTTTAACCCAAGCAATAACTTTTCAACAAATCTTAATAGTTATTTGCACACTAAATCGGATTTTATCCCATATAAAATTAGTTTTGAATATGAAGATGAAAACAGCAATAAATGGGCGAAAGTCAGCAAACTAAATCGTTTTGCCTGGAAAGACTCGACAATTATTGAAAACAATAAAGAAATTTCTTTTTTGACTCTTACAGATAACAATTATATAAACGATGAAGCTTGGCTAGTTTCACCGTTGCTAAACGTAAAAGAAGTTTCAGAAGCATATTTGGAAATCGGCTACACATTTCAAGCAGAAGACAATAATTCCTCAGACTCATTATTTGTATATTACTCAACAGAGTTGCCTGAGAGATACATTCTATTAGATACTATTGAACTAAATAATACGCAAGGACACTTTAAAAGTAATGTTTCCCTTTCTGAAAAAATCAACTTAAACAGTTTTTTACAAGAAGAAAACTTAAGAATTGGCTTAGTAAAAAAAGGAGGGCTTAAAGGATTAATGGGAATTCATGAAATAAATTTCTACGAAAATGATGTTTTGAATACAAAAAAGCCTGAAGAAAACAGTCATTTAATTTTCCCAAATCCAACTAAAAACAAACGCTTTAAAATTCGTTTCAACCTAAATGAACGCCAAGATATCACATGCAATATCTATAGTATTTCAGGTAGAATCGTTAAATCCATAAATTTTGATGGCACAATCAATCAAATTCAGGAAATTGATTTGAGTAAAGAACCTCAAGGCATTTACTTTATTAAAATTGCCTACAAAAACAGTATTGAAACCGATAAAATTATCCTTCGATAA
- a CDS encoding D-2-hydroxyacid dehydrogenase, with product MNIVLLDAETLGNVANLEKVKELGHLVSYPRTSPEQVQERIKDANIIITNKVVLGKSEIDAAENLKLICIAATGTNNIDLDYAKSRDIPVKNVAGYSTESVAQATFSMLLSLINHLSYYDEYAKNDYASSGLFTHIGPTIWELKGKRFGIIGLGNIGKRVAFIAQAFGCEVVYYSSSGKSRDEKLQRLELEELLTTSDIVTIHAPLNEKTKELIGKKELSHMKSNAILINVGRGGIVVESDLANALEQGELAGAGLDVFEKEPVASENPLLKINCPEKLIMQPHVAWSSQEARETLVEGIIQNILDANISI from the coding sequence ATGAATATTGTTTTGTTAGATGCGGAAACGCTTGGAAATGTAGCCAATTTAGAGAAAGTCAAAGAATTGGGACATTTGGTTTCATATCCTAGAACTTCGCCCGAACAAGTGCAGGAGAGAATCAAGGATGCGAATATTATTATCACCAACAAAGTGGTGCTTGGGAAAAGTGAAATAGATGCGGCTGAAAATTTGAAACTAATTTGTATAGCTGCAACAGGAACAAACAATATTGATCTAGACTATGCGAAATCGAGAGATATTCCTGTGAAGAATGTGGCGGGATATTCAACGGAAAGCGTGGCACAGGCAACTTTTTCGATGTTATTGAGCTTGATAAATCATCTTTCATATTATGATGAATATGCTAAAAACGATTATGCGTCATCAGGGCTTTTTACTCATATTGGTCCAACAATTTGGGAGTTGAAAGGCAAAAGGTTTGGAATAATAGGCCTTGGGAATATTGGTAAAAGAGTAGCGTTTATTGCTCAGGCTTTCGGATGCGAGGTTGTCTATTACTCATCTTCTGGAAAGAGCAGAGATGAAAAGCTTCAAAGGTTGGAATTAGAAGAATTGTTAACCACATCAGATATCGTTACTATTCATGCACCTCTAAATGAAAAGACAAAAGAGCTTATAGGAAAGAAAGAGTTGTCTCATATGAAAAGCAATGCGATATTAATCAATGTAGGAAGAGGAGGAATCGTAGTGGAAAGTGACTTGGCAAATGCCTTGGAGCAAGGAGAGCTTGCGGGAGCAGGCTTGGATGTTTTTGAAAAAGAACCAGTAGCTAGCGAGAATCCTTTGCTTAAGATTAATTGTCCCGAAAAATTGATAATGCAACCTCATGTGGCTTGGTCTAGCCAGGAAGCAAGAGAAACATTGGTTGAGGGAATCATTCAAAATATTTTGGATGCAAATATTTCTATTTGA
- a CDS encoding D-alanine--D-alanine ligase family protein yields the protein MIKKVGLIYGGKSVEHDISIKSAVNIYQNADKNKLEIIAIGIDKNGKWFLNSEPNPDIAKGDPLHWKFDSQSPDLINTRTNECIGLDVVFPIVHGTDGEDGNIQGLFNTLNLPIVGTNVLGSALCIDKVYSKLILEKFGIPVTKYAYFNKSQQTEITFQSVVNKIGLPFISKPANLGSSVGVMKVKTEDDFKKAIKEAFTYDEKVLFEEFISGRELECAILGNDNPMASEPGEIVIDESYEFYTFEAKYVDPLAVKINVPAIIDSEIAQQIKKHSIEAFKALACDDFARVDIFLSDDGKIYINEINTLPGFTNSSMFPSLWKEKGISYNELINQLVEMAIDRFHQKNEKQRKFDSIFSQ from the coding sequence ATGATCAAGAAAGTTGGGTTGATTTACGGAGGAAAATCCGTGGAACATGATATTTCTATCAAATCAGCGGTTAATATTTACCAAAATGCTGACAAAAACAAATTAGAAATAATAGCCATTGGGATTGATAAAAATGGAAAATGGTTCTTAAACTCGGAACCAAATCCTGATATTGCCAAAGGAGATCCTCTTCATTGGAAATTCGACAGCCAATCTCCCGACTTGATTAACACTAGAACAAACGAATGCATTGGCTTGGACGTTGTTTTTCCCATTGTGCACGGTACTGACGGTGAAGATGGAAATATACAGGGATTGTTCAATACACTTAACCTACCTATAGTCGGAACTAATGTCCTTGGCTCAGCTCTATGCATTGACAAGGTTTACAGCAAATTAATATTAGAGAAATTTGGCATCCCAGTAACTAAATACGCCTACTTCAACAAATCTCAACAAACTGAAATCACCTTCCAAAGTGTAGTTAACAAAATTGGCTTGCCTTTTATTTCAAAGCCAGCCAATCTTGGCTCATCAGTCGGTGTAATGAAGGTTAAAACTGAAGATGATTTTAAAAAAGCGATAAAAGAAGCTTTTACTTATGATGAAAAAGTTCTATTCGAAGAATTCATCAGCGGCAGAGAATTGGAATGCGCTATCTTGGGCAATGACAACCCTATGGCATCAGAGCCAGGAGAAATAGTTATTGACGAATCCTACGAATTTTATACCTTTGAGGCAAAATATGTAGACCCCTTAGCCGTGAAAATCAATGTTCCAGCTATCATTGACTCTGAGATTGCCCAACAAATTAAAAAGCATTCAATTGAAGCCTTCAAAGCCTTAGCCTGCGATGATTTTGCTAGAGTTGACATTTTTCTTTCTGATGATGGCAAAATATATATCAATGAAATCAATACGCTTCCTGGCTTCACCAATTCAAGCATGTTTCCATCGCTATGGAAAGAGAAAGGCATAAGCTACAACGAGCTTATCAATCAATTAGTGGAAATGGCAATTGACCGTTTTCATCAAAAAAATGAAAAGCAAAGGAAATTTGACTCCATTTTTAGTCAATAA
- a CDS encoding ion channel has product MQIFLFDNCDFLNIVINNFNKYFFGEDVKDQDIGFSVSSRKEKSRLINDDGNFNVKRFEKSLKFQDVYYWLLSLRWSGFLLLAFGFIVLNNLVFAVIYFAIGAEFIDGADIGYNWEAFDDCLYFSFQTFTTVGYGAMSPIGVLPNVVASIEAVHGLITFSLVTALIYARFSKPTSKIRFSKDMLISPWKDGKDALMFRLVNERSDILIEMKVTVVMVISEKHEDSFVNKFHKLELEHDSILYFPLNWTVVHPIDENSPIYKLGMENKSKWEFVVQVQGFDNTFSQVIYQRKSYLGSQIVEKAKFNRMFHINDLGETELYIDRLDDYFKSTESE; this is encoded by the coding sequence ATGCAAATATTTCTATTTGATAATTGCGATTTTTTAAATATTGTGATAAACAATTTTAATAAATATTTCTTCGGAGAGGATGTGAAAGATCAAGATATTGGATTTTCAGTGTCCTCTCGCAAAGAAAAGTCCCGTTTGATTAATGATGACGGGAATTTCAATGTTAAGCGATTCGAAAAGTCGCTAAAGTTTCAAGACGTTTATTATTGGTTATTAAGCCTTCGGTGGTCAGGTTTTTTGTTGTTGGCTTTTGGCTTTATTGTTTTGAATAACTTGGTGTTTGCAGTGATCTATTTTGCTATAGGTGCTGAGTTTATAGACGGGGCTGATATTGGTTATAATTGGGAAGCTTTTGACGATTGCTTGTATTTTAGTTTTCAAACCTTTACAACAGTCGGGTACGGAGCAATGAGCCCTATTGGAGTTTTGCCCAACGTCGTTGCTTCGATAGAGGCGGTCCATGGGCTGATTACTTTTTCATTGGTAACAGCACTGATCTATGCTCGATTTTCCAAGCCTACATCTAAAATAAGGTTTAGCAAAGACATGTTGATTTCGCCATGGAAGGATGGAAAAGATGCGTTGATGTTTCGACTGGTCAATGAACGTTCTGATATCTTGATAGAGATGAAAGTGACCGTTGTTATGGTTATTTCAGAAAAGCATGAAGATTCGTTTGTGAATAAATTTCATAAACTGGAATTGGAGCATGACTCAATTTTATATTTTCCATTGAACTGGACAGTAGTGCATCCAATTGATGAAAATAGCCCAATATATAAGTTAGGGATGGAAAATAAGTCAAAGTGGGAATTTGTCGTTCAAGTTCAAGGGTTTGACAATACATTCAGTCAGGTGATTTATCAGCGCAAATCATATCTTGGTTCGCAGATTGTTGAAAAAGCAAAGTTCAATAGAATGTTCCATATTAATGATTTGGGAGAGACAGAGCTGTATATTGATAGATTGGATGATTATTTTAAATCAACTGAATCCGAGTGA